Proteins from a genomic interval of Papaver somniferum cultivar HN1 chromosome 4, ASM357369v1, whole genome shotgun sequence:
- the LOC113275482 gene encoding uncharacterized protein LOC113275482 isoform X2 — MARKCLINWKLTWTNLNRSFWTRVRIKLHLKRRNCSHMLEEHAVCSASLVINDKMQELPCKHLFHPPCLMPWLAISRRLTEISGKGMTKIFITNVGKVGSVDKKTPRKYFGKAAEERQLDSLAQSHHVPSILLMIQIFLQDM; from the exons ATGGCAAGAAAATGCTTGATAAATTGGAAGCTGACATGGACGAATTTGAACAGATCATTTTGGACAAGAGTAAGGATCAAATTGCACCTAAAAAGAAGGAATTGCTCTCATATGTTGGAGG AACATGCTGTTTGCAGCGCGAGTTTGGTTATAAATGACAAGATGCAGGAACTACCTtgcaagcatttgtttcaccCTCCCTGCTTGATGCCGTGGCTG GCAATTTCTAGAAGGTTGACAGAGATAAGTGGAAAGGGAATGACTAAAATATTCATCACAAATGTAGGAAAAGTTGGTTCGGTCGACAAGAAG ACGCCGAGAAAATACTTTGGGAAGGCTGCTGAAGAGCGTCAGCTAGATTCTTTAGCACAGTCACATCATGTGCCTTCG ATACTATTGATGATACAGATCTTCCTCCAAGATATGTGA
- the LOC113275482 gene encoding uncharacterized protein LOC113275482 isoform X1: MARKCLINWKLTWTNLNRSFWTRVRIKLHLKRRNCSHMLEEHAVCSASLVINDKMQELPCKHLFHPPCLMPWLAISRRLTEISGKGMTKIFITNVGKVGSVDKKKTPRKYFGKAAEERQLDSLAQSHHVPSILLMIQIFLQDM, translated from the exons ATGGCAAGAAAATGCTTGATAAATTGGAAGCTGACATGGACGAATTTGAACAGATCATTTTGGACAAGAGTAAGGATCAAATTGCACCTAAAAAGAAGGAATTGCTCTCATATGTTGGAGG AACATGCTGTTTGCAGCGCGAGTTTGGTTATAAATGACAAGATGCAGGAACTACCTtgcaagcatttgtttcaccCTCCCTGCTTGATGCCGTGGCTG GCAATTTCTAGAAGGTTGACAGAGATAAGTGGAAAGGGAATGACTAAAATATTCATCACAAATGTAGGAAAAGTTGGTTCGGTCGACAAGAAG AAGACGCCGAGAAAATACTTTGGGAAGGCTGCTGAAGAGCGTCAGCTAGATTCTTTAGCACAGTCACATCATGTGCCTTCG ATACTATTGATGATACAGATCTTCCTCCAAGATATGTGA